GGAGATAGGTGGCTATGCGCACGGGGGCCTCACACCGGCGGGGCGACGAACACGCCGCGGTCGACGTCGTTGAACGACTCCTTGGCGACCAGCTCGTTCATCGGGTTGGCGGTGCCCCACTGGTCGGCGATCTCGGGCTGGGAGAAGTCGTAGACGTGCGGGTGCCAGGTGTCCTCGTCCAGCAGCTCCAACTCGGTCGTGTACTCGACCGTGTTGCCGTGCGGGTCAAGGAAGTACGTGAAGGTGTTGTCGCCCGCTGTGTGCCGGCCCGGACCCCAGAGCTTCCTGTGGCCGGCCCGGATCACCCGGCCGGAGCCGCGCAGGTACTCGTCGATGCCGCGCATCTCGAAGGAGACGTGGTGCAGGGCGGTGTGCGGGCCCCGGGCGATGGCCATGGAGTGGTGCTGGTTGCTGATCCGCATGAAGTGCATGGCCTCGCCCATGCGCGGGTGCATGAGGGTGTCGGAGAGCCGGAAGCCCAGATGACGCTCGTACCACTCCCGGGTGACGTTGAGATCGGGTGAGTTGAGGACGACGTGCGACAGCTTGACCGGGATCGCCTCCTTCTCCTCGATCCTGCGGTGCTGCCGGACCTCGACGTCCGCCGAGACCTCGATGGTGCGGCCGTCGACGTCGAAGAAGCGGAAGCCGTAACCGCCGCCGGGGGTGTCGACCTTGCCGGGCCGGGAGATCAACCGGACGCCGCCCGCGAGGAGTTCCTCCGCGAGGGTGTCCACGTCGTCCGCCGAGGCGGCGCCGTACGAGACGAGGTCCAGCCGCTTCTCCTCGGCCTTGCGCAGCCGGACCACGTACTGCTCCGGTGAGCCCTCGGCGGCGAGGAAGGAGATCCCGGAGTCCTCGGCGACCTTGGTCAGGCCCCAGACGCCGGCGTAGAAGTCGAGCTGCTTGTCGTAGTCGGGCACGGCGAGGTCGACGTGCCGCAGATGGGTGAGCAGACGCATGAGGTCAGTCCTTCCGGAGGAGGGCGACGGCGTTGCCGCCCCGTACGGCGTGGAAGTCGGGGTCGGGGAGCCGGGCCGCGCGCAGGGCGCCGACGGGGTCCTCGGTGCCCATGTCGAAGGGGAAGTCGGAGCCGAGCAGCACCCGGTCGGCGCCGGCGGCCCGGACCAACTCCCGGAGCACGTGCGGGTCGTGGACGAGGGAGTCGAACCAGATCCGCCCGAGGTAGCTGCTCGGCGGGTGCGCGCAGCCGGCGCCCGCGTCGGAGCGGGCCGACCAGGCGTGGTCGGAGCGTCCGATGTGGGTGGGCAGATAGCCGCCGCCGTGCGCGGCGACGATCTTCAGTCCGGGGTGGCGGTCCAGCACTCCGGAGAAGATGAGGTGGGAGAGCGCGACGGCGTTCTCCGTGGGCTGGCCGACGACGTTGGACAGATACCACCGGTCCAGGCGCTCGTCGAGGGTGCAGCCGAAGGGGTGCAGGAACAGGATCGCGCCGGTTGCCTCGGCCAGGGCCCACAGGGGTTCGTAGGCCGGGTCGGACAGTTCCCTGCCGGGGGCGTGGGACGAGATCTCCACTCCCGACAGGCCCTGGTCCAGGGCGTGGGAGAGGGCGCGCACCGCCTGTTCGGGATGTTGCAGCGGGACGATGCCCAGCCCGCGGAGCCGGTCGGGCGCCTGTGCGCAGTGCGCGGCCGTCGCCTCGTTGGCCAGGCGGTACACCTTCTCCGCGGTCTCCTCGTCCGCCCAGTAGTGGTAGTGCGAGGGGGAGGGGCTGACCAGCTGGATGTCCACGCCCTGGGCGTCCATCGTGGCCAGTCGCAGCGAGACGTCGGTCGCCTTCGGGACGATGGAGCGGACCATCGGGCCGCTGACCGCGAGGGACGCGGCGCCGTTGCGGCGGGCGTCCAGTGCCCTGGCCTCGGCCAGGCCGGGGAGTGCGGCGACGGCCTCCTCGACCTCCGGGATCAGGAGGTGGGCGTGCACGTCGACGGTGGGTGGGGTCACGGCAGTTCCTTCAGGATGGTCATCGTGCGGCCGATCAGCCCGGGCACGTCGGCGTCGCGGACACCGTCCAGCTGCCACTGCCCGATCTGCACGGACGCCTCGACGACGGTTCGCACGCGGGGGATGCGGCGCTCGTAGTACGCCTGCAACAGGTCCTCGTCCCAGTCCCGCCCGCTCGTGAGCAGCTCGGCGAAGACGGAGGCGTCCTCCAGGGACTGGGCAGCGCCCTGGGCGATGGTGGGCGGACAACAGTGGGCGGCGTCGCCGACGAGGACGACCCGGCCGCGGTGCCAGGAGCCCTCCACCAGCAGCCTGTCGAACCACGTGTAGTTGACCTTCGCCGGGTCCGTGATGTGCTCGACGATCTCGGGCCAGACCCCGCCGTACGCCCGCGCGAGCCGGCGCATCTCGTCCGCGTAGGTCTCCGGCGGGATCGAGGCGCGGTCGCGGTTCGCCTCGACGACGTACGCGTAGATGGTGTTCTCGCTGGTCGGGCAGTAGCCGGCGATGTAGGCCGGGCCGCCGTAGGCGAGGTCGGTGCGGGTGACGCCCGCGGGGCGCGGGGTCGGCGTGCGCCAGATGGCCATGCCGGTCGGCTCCGGTTTGTCGGCGATGCCGATCGCGGCGCGGGTGGCGGAGTTCAGGCCGTCGGCGGCGATCACGAGGTCGTAGCGGCCGGTGGTGTCGTCGCTGAAGCGCACCGAGACACCGTCGGCGTCCTGTTCCAGGGTCTTGGCGGTGGTGCCCAGCCGGACCGTGGCCCCGCAGGCGCGGACCGCGTCGATGAGGATCTGCTGGAGCCGGGGCCGCTGCATGCCGAGCGTGGCGGGCAGGTCCTCGCCGCCGGTACGGATGTCCTCGATCTCGTGGAGCACGGTCCCGTCGGGGATGGTCACACCGAGCGAGCCGAAGGCGTACCCGCGGGCCGACACCTCTTCCCACACGCCGAGTTCGCGCAGCACGCGCAGGGCGTTGCCCTGCAGGGTGATGCCGGAGCCGTTGGTGGCGTTCCAGTCCGGCCTGGCCTCGATGAGGTCCACCGTGACGCCGGCGCGGCGCAGCAGGATCGTCACCGCGTTGCCGGAGGCGCCGCCGCCTATGACGAGGACTCTGCGGGGTGTGCTCATGGGGAACTCCCTTGTTCCGCGGGTTACTTGACGGCGATCGGGTTCACCGGGGAGCCGACGGCCCCGGTGATGGGCAGGGGCGCGGCGGTGAGCCAGAACTCGTACGCACCGTCCGCGGCGCAGTCGGCGGCGAGCGCGTCGAGGTCCCACATCTCGCCGATCAGCAGGCCGATGTGCGGGATGGCGACCTGGTGCAGCGGCTGGAAGGCGTGCTCGAACTCGTTGGGCCGTACCTCGAAGCCCCAGGTGTCGGTGGCGATCGCGGCGATCTCGGTGCGGTGCAGCCAGCCCGCCGTGGTGAACGACAGCCCGGCGGAGCCACCGCCCGCGTAGTCGCCCCAGCCCTCGCGCCGGGCCCGGGCGAGGCGTCCGGTCCGTACGGTGACGATGTCGCCGCGGCCGACCCGCACGCCGTGGGCCTCGGAGGCCGCGGTCAGGTGCTCCTCGGTGACGGCGAAACCGTCGGGCAACTCGCCGTCTGAGCCGATCACTTGGCCGACGTCGAGGAGTACGCCCCGACCGGCGACATGCGGTGCCATGTGCTCGATGCCGGTGACGAGGTCACCGTCGGAGGTGACGACCTTCTCGGCCCGCCGTCCGTTCCAGGCGTTGCCGTGGTCGAAGATGTGCCCGAGCCCGTCCCACTGTGTCGAGCACTGCAACGGCATCGCGATCACGTCGTCGGCGCCGCCGATGCCGTGCGGGAAGCCCTGGTTGCCGAGGGCCGCGTCGGTACCGGTGTCGAGCATGGTGTGCACCGGGTTGGTGCGCCGCCGCCACCCCTTCTGCGGACCGTTCATGTCGAAGGACTGCGACAGCGAGAAGCTCACGCCCCGCCGGACGAGCGCGGCACCCTCGCGCCGCTTGGCCTCGTCGAGGAAGTTGAGCGTGCCGAGCACGTCGTCCTCACCCCAACGCCCCCAGTTGGAGTACGCCTTGGCGGCCTCGGCGATGGCGCCCTCGGGGTCGGTCCGGTCGAGCGTCACCGGGGCACCTCCGCGGTACAGCGCGTGCGCTGGGCACCCAGACCCGTGATCGACCCGTCCATCACATCGCCGTCCCGCAGCAACCGGCCCCAGTGCATGCCGTTTCCGGCCGGGGAGCCCGTCAACACCAGGTCCCCGGGGAGGAGTCGGGCGCTCTGGGAGGCGTACGACACGATCCGCGCGACGCCGAAGAGCATGTCCTTGGTCGACTCGTCCTGCATCGTCTCCCCGTTCAGCCGGAGCGTGACCCGCAGGTCACCGGGGTCGGCGATCGACGAGGCGGGCACGATCCACGGGCCGAGCGGGGTGAAGCCGGGCGCGTTCTTGCTGCGCAGCCAGTCCGTGCCGATGGCCTTCATGTCCCGGCGGAAAACGGTGGCGCGGTCGGTGAGGTCGTTGGCGATGGTGTACCCGGCGACGTACTCCAGGGCCGCCTCGACGGACACCCGGTAGGCGGGCCGGGAGATCACGGCCGCCAACTCCAGCTCCCAGTCCGGCTGTTCGGCCCAGGACGGGAGCACGACGTCGTCGTACGGGCCGGTGATCGCGCTCGGCAGTCCGATGAAGACGTACGGCAGGTCCTCGGCGGCCCGGCGGTCCATGAGCTCGGCGGTCTCGGCCCGCGCCTCCTCGACCGTGCGCGGGTCGTCGGGGGAGCGGTGGGCGAGCTCCAGGTCGATCACGTGCTGCCGGTAGTTGGCGCCGGACTGGAAGACCTGGCGGGGCTCGACGGGAGCGTGGACGTGCAGGGCGTCGAGCGTCCGCCGGTCCGCCCGCGCGTCCGCCGCCAGCTCGTGCAGACGCGGGAGCAGCTCGGCCCAGCGTTCGAAGACCGCGCGGGTCGTCAGAGCGGGTTCGCCGAGGGCCGTACGGAGATCCAGCACGTGCCCCTCGGGGACCACCAGGCCGGGGAAGGGAGCCTCGCCGGGGGCGGAGAAGGTGCCGAGGGCGAACGGTCCGGAGAAAGCTGCGGGTTTCACGGGCATGTCCTCCTGATTGCGATGTGACTAATCTGGCCCTCCGTCTCGTAATCTGGGAAATCGATTCTGTGGATGCGGATCATCCACGCCGTCTATGCCTTGTGGAGCGCGCCGTGAACCTGGCCAGCCTCGACCTCAACCTGGTGGTCGCCCTGCGCGCCCTCCTGGAGGAGCGCAACGTCACCCGCGCCGGGCGCCGGGTCGGTCTGAGCCAGCCCGCGATGAGCGCGGCCCTGGCCCGGCTGCGCCGCCACTTCGACGACGACCTGCTCTCCCGCGTCGGCGGCCACTACGAGCTGACCGCGCTCGGCCAGGTCCTCCTCGACCGCACCTCCACCGCCTGCGATCTGCTGGAACGCCTCTTCACCAGCCAGGCCGACTTCGATCCGGCGGTCGAGGAGCGGGAGTTCACGATCGTGTCCTCCGACTACGCGGTCGCCGTCTTCGGCGCCGAACTCGCCCGCACGGTCCACCGGGAGGCGCCCGGCATCCGGCTGCGCTTCGTCCAGACCCCGACCGGCATAGTCGAGCAGGCCGGCACCCTGCTGAGCACCACCGAGGGAGTGCTCATGCCGCACGGCATCATCAGCGGCTTCCCCACCACCGAGCTCTATCGGGACCAGTGGGTCTTCCTGGTCGCCGACGACCATCCGGACGTCGGCGAGCGGCTCACCCGGGACGATGTGGCGCGGCTGCCCTGGGTGACGTACCAGCGCACCTACGACGCCCCGGCGGTCCGCCAGCTCGGCATGCTCGGCATCGAACCCAAGGTCGAGGTGTCCGTCGACAGCTTCACGGTGCTGCCGTTCCTGGTCGCCGGGACCCGTCGCATCGCCCTGGTCCAGGCGCTCCTCGCCGAGCGGCTGCGCGGCGTGGCCCCCGTGCGGATCATGGAGGCGCCCTACGAGTCCGTGCCTCTCCAGGAAGCCCTGTGGTGGCATCCGGTGCACACCCACGATGCCGCGCACATGTGGCTGCGCGAGACGGCGGCACGGGTCGGGGCCTCGGTGACGGGACACGACGTCCGGGCGGCCCAGGGACAGGGGCATCCAGCCGACGGATGATCCCGATCCGGGAGATCGATCGGCTGAGGGGTAGGCGTGGCGGGCACGCCGGTTCATAGTCGGGGCAGTTCCTGACGCCCGCCGCTCGGGCGCAGAGTCCCTCCGGTGCGCGGTCGCCGCACCTCCTGCCCCTGACGTGGAGCCCCGCCATGCCCGGATCCGTACCCCTGCGCGCCCCTCTCCTGATGGCCGGCAGCTGTCTGCCCGTCCTCGGCGCGGTCCTGATCGCCCCCGTGCTGCCGAAGATGCAGGACCACTTCGACTCGGTGCCCGGTGCCAAGACGCTCGTCCCCGTGGTCCTGACCGTCCCGGCGCTGGCGCTCGCCCTGCTGGCACCCTTCGCGGGCGTCATCGTCGACCGGCTGGGCCGCCGACGCCTGCTGGTCGTGGCGACCGTGCTGTACGCGCTCTTCGGCACCGCCCCGCTCTGGCTCGACTCGCTCGGCGCGATCGTCGCCTCCCGGGTCCTGGTCGGCATCACCGAGGCCGCGATCATGACCTGCTGCACCACACTGATCGGCGACTACTACACGGGCCGGGTCCGGGACCGCTATCTCGCCCTGCAGACCATGTGCGCCTCCGCCTCCGCCACCGCGTTCTTCGTGATCGGCGGCGCGGCCGGCTCGGCGGGCTGGCGCGCACCCTTCTGGATCTACGCGGTCGGCCTGCTGCTGGCCCCCCTCATGGCGACCGCCCTGCCCAGGCTCCGCCAGGACGACGCCCCCGAAGAACTCACCACCGGCTCACGCCCGTTCCCCGTACGACGGCTGGCCGGCATCTGCGCGCTGACCGTGTTCGGTGCCATGGTCTTCTACACCGTGCCCGTCGAAACGGCCTACCTCCTCGACGACCTGGGCATCACCTCCACCGGCGTCATCGGCCTGGCCACCGCCCTCGCCAGTGCCGCCACGGTGGCCGGATCGATCGCGTTCACCAAACTGCCGGGCACCCCCGCGAGCCGGCTGCCCGTGGTGTTCGCGCTGTGCGGCACCGGGTTCGTGGTCATGGCCCTGGCGAGCGGCCCCGTGCTCCTGATCGCGGGCGCCGTGCTCAACTGCCTTGGTACGGGCGTCCTGTTGCCGTCCCTGCTCACCGTCGCGATGTCCGGGCTGGAGTACGCCGACCGCGGGCGCGGCACCGGACTGTGGACCGCGGCGTTCTTCTTCGGCGAGTTCGTCTGCCCGCTGATCCTGATCGGGCTGGAGTCCGTGGTCGGGAGTCTGGCCACCGCGGTCGGTGTCCTGGGGCTCGCCTCGGGGCTGGTCGCGGGCGGACTGCTGCTCGCGGGACGGTCGGCGGTCGTGGAGCACGAGCACGCCGCCTAGACAGGCCGAAGGCGGCGCCCCTCGACGGGGCGCCGCCCTGCTCTCTCAGTCCACGTGGCCTCGGCCTCGGTGTGTCAGCCCGTGTCTCGGCCCGTGTGCAGGATCCGGAAGCGGCCGGGTTCCGCCGGATCGCGATCCACGACCTGGACCGGCGGCGAGGCCCACTGCCACACACTGACGCCCGGAGTGCGGGAGAACCCGATCCGCCCGCGTGTCCCCTCGACCGCGACGCGCGGCCAGGAACCGGCGATGCCCGCCCGGTCCGTGCCATGAGTACGCAGCAGATCGGCGAGGACGGCGACCGTGTCGTAGCCCTCGAAGGCGACGAAGGAGGGCACCTCACCGAGCCGCTCACGAAGGGCGGCCTCGACCCGTGTTCCGAGCGAGGTGAGGCGCTCGGGCAGATAGCGCAGGAACGGCACCCCGGCACCGTGATCACCCAGCAGCGCGGCCCATTCGGCGAGCTCCGGCTGCCCGGCCGGCGCACCGATCAGGACCTCGGCGAGACGCCGGTCGCGGCGGACGGACTCGACGACCGGAACGGCCGGCTCCGGGTGTCCGACCAGAAGCAGGAGGGCTGTGGCGCGCCGCTCGACGAGCGCGTCGCACACCGCGGCGGGCGCGAGCGCGCTCATGTCCAGTTCGACGACGGTGCCGCCGCGCTCGGCGAGGTGGTCCCGCAGGACGCGGGTCCCGGACGCCCAGTAGACACTCGGCTGCGTCGCCACGGCGATACGGCTGTGGCCCGCGCCGAGGAGGAAGTCCGCGTAGACCCGCCAGCCGCGGGACTGCGGCGGCGAGAGGCGCGCGACCCAGTCCGTCGGCCGTTCCGTGAGCCCGTCGAGCACCGCCGACGAGCAGAGGAACGGCACCCCGAGGGCGTCGGCACGGCCGGCGGCGGCTCGCGCGACGACGCTGTGATACTCCCCGGCCAGGGCGGCCACACCCAGGCCGGCCAACTCGTCCACGGCCGCGGCGGCCTTCTCCGGATCGGCCGCGGTGTCCCGGACCACCAGCTCCAGGGGTCTGCCGGCGATCCCGCCGGTGTCGTTGACGTCGCGAGCGGCCAGTTCGAGGCCCGCGAGCACATGCCGGCCCGCCTCGACCCAGCCGGGGCGGGTGAGCGGAACGAGAACGCCGATCCGGACGGGCGCTTCGTCCCGCCGGGATGGGTGCACCGAGGTGATCATGCCGGACATTGCATCCACCAACCCGGCGGACGGGCAAGCGATCGGGGGATCGCTCTCGGCCCTTGGGATGCGACGGGCGCATGGCTATAGTCAACAATGTTAGTAGGTGTCTATTTGGCTGAGCGGGGCGGTCGACCATGACGGAGAACGGACCTCTGCGGTACGTCGCCCTCGGTGACAGCCAGACCGAAGGGTGCGGCGACGGCGACGACGTACGGGGACTGCGCGGCTGGGCCGACCGGCTCGCCGAGCACCTCGCCCGGGACACACCGGAGCTCCTCTACGCCAACCTCGCCGTGCGCGGCCGGCTCGCCGGGCAGGTGCGGGACGAACAGCTCGCGCCCGCCCTCGCGTTGGAGCCCGGCCTCGCCACGGTCGTCGCCGGGGTCAACGACCTGCTGCGGCCCCGCTTCGACGCCGACGAGGTGGCCGGGCACCTGGAGGCGATGTTCGCCGCACTCACCGCGCAGGGCGCCCGCGTGGCGACGGTGACCTTCCCGGACGTCGGCCGGATCACCCCGCTGGCCCGCCCGATCGGCCTCCGGATCATCGCCCTCAACGACCGCATCCGACAGGCCGCCGCCCGGCACGCAGTCGTGGTCGCCGAGACCTCCCACCACCCGGTCGTGACCGACCCGCGCCTGTGGAGCCCCGACCGGCTGCACGCAAGCCCGCTCGGCCACGCCCGGATCGCCGCCGCTGTGGCCGACGCCCTCGGCCTGCCGGGCAGCGACGACGGCTGGACCCGCCCGCTGCCCGTCGATCCACGCCCGGCCTCCGGTCTGCGGGCGGTCGGCGGCGAGTTGCGCTGGGCCGGCTCCTTCCTCGGTCCCTGGCTCCTTCGGCGGGTCCGGGGACGGTCGTCCGGCGACGGCCGGCAGGCCAAGCGGCCCGAACTGCTCGCGATGCCCCGGCCCGCTGCCATGCACTCCCTTGACTAATCAATTAGGTTGGGCCCATGGCTCTGCGCAACGCTGTGATGGCCGCCCTCCTGGAGGGCGAGGCCTCCGGATACGACCTCGCCAAGGGCTTCGAGGCCTCCGTCGCCAACTTCTGGATGGCCACCCCGCAGCAGCTCTACCGCGAACTGGAGCGCATGGAGACCGAAGGCCTCGTCTCCGCCCGCGTGGTCCAGCAGGAACGCCGCCCCAACAAGCGCCTGTTCTCCCTCACCGAGGCCGGTCTGGAGATCCTGCGGGCGTACATCGCCGACGTGCCCGCGAAACCGACCGCCATCCGTGACGAGCTGATGGTCAAGGTCCAGAGCGTCGACATCGGTGACGCCGACGCCGTGCGGACCGCGATCGCCGAGCGCGTGGAGCGGTCCACCGCCAAGCTGGCCCGCTA
Above is a window of Streptomyces sp. NBC_00490 DNA encoding:
- a CDS encoding VOC family protein, encoding MRLLTHLRHVDLAVPDYDKQLDFYAGVWGLTKVAEDSGISFLAAEGSPEQYVVRLRKAEEKRLDLVSYGAASADDVDTLAEELLAGGVRLISRPGKVDTPGGGYGFRFFDVDGRTIEVSADVEVRQHRRIEEKEAIPVKLSHVVLNSPDLNVTREWYERHLGFRLSDTLMHPRMGEAMHFMRISNQHHSMAIARGPHTALHHVSFEMRGIDEYLRGSGRVIRAGHRKLWGPGRHTAGDNTFTYFLDPHGNTVEYTTELELLDEDTWHPHVYDFSQPEIADQWGTANPMNELVAKESFNDVDRGVFVAPPV
- a CDS encoding amidohydrolase family protein — protein: MTPPTVDVHAHLLIPEVEEAVAALPGLAEARALDARRNGAASLAVSGPMVRSIVPKATDVSLRLATMDAQGVDIQLVSPSPSHYHYWADEETAEKVYRLANEATAAHCAQAPDRLRGLGIVPLQHPEQAVRALSHALDQGLSGVEISSHAPGRELSDPAYEPLWALAEATGAILFLHPFGCTLDERLDRWYLSNVVGQPTENAVALSHLIFSGVLDRHPGLKIVAAHGGGYLPTHIGRSDHAWSARSDAGAGCAHPPSSYLGRIWFDSLVHDPHVLRELVRAAGADRVLLGSDFPFDMGTEDPVGALRAARLPDPDFHAVRGGNAVALLRKD
- a CDS encoding FAD-dependent oxidoreductase, coding for MSTPRRVLVIGGGASGNAVTILLRRAGVTVDLIEARPDWNATNGSGITLQGNALRVLRELGVWEEVSARGYAFGSLGVTIPDGTVLHEIEDIRTGGEDLPATLGMQRPRLQQILIDAVRACGATVRLGTTAKTLEQDADGVSVRFSDDTTGRYDLVIAADGLNSATRAAIGIADKPEPTGMAIWRTPTPRPAGVTRTDLAYGGPAYIAGYCPTSENTIYAYVVEANRDRASIPPETYADEMRRLARAYGGVWPEIVEHITDPAKVNYTWFDRLLVEGSWHRGRVVLVGDAAHCCPPTIAQGAAQSLEDASVFAELLTSGRDWDEDLLQAYYERRIPRVRTVVEASVQIGQWQLDGVRDADVPGLIGRTMTILKELP
- a CDS encoding cyclase family protein, which produces MTLDRTDPEGAIAEAAKAYSNWGRWGEDDVLGTLNFLDEAKRREGAALVRRGVSFSLSQSFDMNGPQKGWRRRTNPVHTMLDTGTDAALGNQGFPHGIGGADDVIAMPLQCSTQWDGLGHIFDHGNAWNGRRAEKVVTSDGDLVTGIEHMAPHVAGRGVLLDVGQVIGSDGELPDGFAVTEEHLTAASEAHGVRVGRGDIVTVRTGRLARARREGWGDYAGGGSAGLSFTTAGWLHRTEIAAIATDTWGFEVRPNEFEHAFQPLHQVAIPHIGLLIGEMWDLDALAADCAADGAYEFWLTAAPLPITGAVGSPVNPIAVK
- a CDS encoding fumarylacetoacetate hydrolase family protein → MPVKPAAFSGPFALGTFSAPGEAPFPGLVVPEGHVLDLRTALGEPALTTRAVFERWAELLPRLHELAADARADRRTLDALHVHAPVEPRQVFQSGANYRQHVIDLELAHRSPDDPRTVEEARAETAELMDRRAAEDLPYVFIGLPSAITGPYDDVVLPSWAEQPDWELELAAVISRPAYRVSVEAALEYVAGYTIANDLTDRATVFRRDMKAIGTDWLRSKNAPGFTPLGPWIVPASSIADPGDLRVTLRLNGETMQDESTKDMLFGVARIVSYASQSARLLPGDLVLTGSPAGNGMHWGRLLRDGDVMDGSITGLGAQRTRCTAEVPR
- a CDS encoding LysR family transcriptional regulator gives rise to the protein MNLASLDLNLVVALRALLEERNVTRAGRRVGLSQPAMSAALARLRRHFDDDLLSRVGGHYELTALGQVLLDRTSTACDLLERLFTSQADFDPAVEEREFTIVSSDYAVAVFGAELARTVHREAPGIRLRFVQTPTGIVEQAGTLLSTTEGVLMPHGIISGFPTTELYRDQWVFLVADDHPDVGERLTRDDVARLPWVTYQRTYDAPAVRQLGMLGIEPKVEVSVDSFTVLPFLVAGTRRIALVQALLAERLRGVAPVRIMEAPYESVPLQEALWWHPVHTHDAAHMWLRETAARVGASVTGHDVRAAQGQGHPADG
- a CDS encoding MFS transporter, with the protein product MPGSVPLRAPLLMAGSCLPVLGAVLIAPVLPKMQDHFDSVPGAKTLVPVVLTVPALALALLAPFAGVIVDRLGRRRLLVVATVLYALFGTAPLWLDSLGAIVASRVLVGITEAAIMTCCTTLIGDYYTGRVRDRYLALQTMCASASATAFFVIGGAAGSAGWRAPFWIYAVGLLLAPLMATALPRLRQDDAPEELTTGSRPFPVRRLAGICALTVFGAMVFYTVPVETAYLLDDLGITSTGVIGLATALASAATVAGSIAFTKLPGTPASRLPVVFALCGTGFVVMALASGPVLLIAGAVLNCLGTGVLLPSLLTVAMSGLEYADRGRGTGLWTAAFFFGEFVCPLILIGLESVVGSLATAVGVLGLASGLVAGGLLLAGRSAVVEHEHAA
- a CDS encoding ABC transporter substrate-binding protein, with the translated sequence MITSVHPSRRDEAPVRIGVLVPLTRPGWVEAGRHVLAGLELAARDVNDTGGIAGRPLELVVRDTAADPEKAAAAVDELAGLGVAALAGEYHSVVARAAAGRADALGVPFLCSSAVLDGLTERPTDWVARLSPPQSRGWRVYADFLLGAGHSRIAVATQPSVYWASGTRVLRDHLAERGGTVVELDMSALAPAAVCDALVERRATALLLLVGHPEPAVPVVESVRRDRRLAEVLIGAPAGQPELAEWAALLGDHGAGVPFLRYLPERLTSLGTRVEAALRERLGEVPSFVAFEGYDTVAVLADLLRTHGTDRAGIAGSWPRVAVEGTRGRIGFSRTPGVSVWQWASPPVQVVDRDPAEPGRFRILHTGRDTG
- a CDS encoding SGNH/GDSL hydrolase family protein encodes the protein MTENGPLRYVALGDSQTEGCGDGDDVRGLRGWADRLAEHLARDTPELLYANLAVRGRLAGQVRDEQLAPALALEPGLATVVAGVNDLLRPRFDADEVAGHLEAMFAALTAQGARVATVTFPDVGRITPLARPIGLRIIALNDRIRQAAARHAVVVAETSHHPVVTDPRLWSPDRLHASPLGHARIAAAVADALGLPGSDDGWTRPLPVDPRPASGLRAVGGELRWAGSFLGPWLLRRVRGRSSGDGRQAKRPELLAMPRPAAMHSLD
- a CDS encoding PadR family transcriptional regulator; this translates as MALRNAVMAALLEGEASGYDLAKGFEASVANFWMATPQQLYRELERMETEGLVSARVVQQERRPNKRLFSLTEAGLEILRAYIADVPAKPTAIRDELMVKVQSVDIGDADAVRTAIAERVERSTAKLARYERMRERMLAGRTEDEYFAEADRIGPYLTLLGGMDFERSNLKWGETALKRLDQRAARQPVPPGP